One genomic window of Punica granatum isolate Tunisia-2019 chromosome 1, ASM765513v2, whole genome shotgun sequence includes the following:
- the LOC116201513 gene encoding vacuolar-processing enzyme: MQHRVSTSSSPPPPPPSDKLPLVFFPSLPFSPVTAPSPVEVLPPSLCSYMFMECSVSATIRFCLLVLVMYGLCFGYVRGGRATARLRDWGEPEILMPTEKEHAEEGGGGTDEETGTTWAVLVAGSSGYSNYRHQADVCHAYQILKKGGLKDENIVVFMYDDLAMHELNPRRGTIINHPQGEDVYAGVPKDYNGKNVTAENLYAVLLGDKNAVKGGSGKVINSKAGDRIFLYYSDHGGPGVLGMPNLPFLYAGDFIEVLKKKHSAGSYKEMVIYVESCESGSMFDGIMPEDLDIYVTTASNAQESSFGTYCPGMDPSPPPEYITCLGDLYSVAWMEDSETHNLKKETLKQQYKQVKLRTSNFNTYNAGSHVMQYGNKSIKTEKLYLYQGFDPASVNFPPNKLYFDTPLGVVNQRDADLHFLWQMYKKSEGAMEKRREILGQIMGIMKHRIHLDGSIEMIGMLLFGPERGSVVLSAVREPGSPLVDDWQCLKSMVQLFESHCGSLTQYGMKHMRAFANICNSDVSEAAMEDACLTTCYGREEGHWHPSNVGYSA; this comes from the exons ATGCAACATCGGGTCTCCACTTCATCatcacctcctcctcctcctccttcagaCAAACTTCCCCTTGTGTTCTTTCCATCTCTTCCCTTCTCCCCCGTTACCGCGCCCTCCCCCGTTGAAGTGCTTCCACCGAGTCTCTGCAGCTATATGTTCATGGAATGTTCTGTCTCCGCCACCATTAGGTTTTGTTTGCTGGTCCTGGTAATGTATGGCCTCTGCTTCGGATATGTACGAGGTGGTCGAGCAACTGCTCGGTTGAGGGACTGGGGGGAGCCGGAAATTCTGATGCCGACAGAGAAAGAGCATGCGGAGGAGGGTGGCGGTGGCACCGATGAGGAAACCGGCACGACGTGGGCGGTCCTCGTGGCTGGCTCTTCTGGCTACTCAAATTACAGGCACCAG GCTGATGTATGCCATGCGTACCAAATACTGAAAAAGGGTGGTCTCAAGGACGAGAATATTGTGGTGTTCATGTATGACGACCTCGCCATGCATGAGCTCAATCCTAGGCGTGGCACCATCATCAACCACCCTCAGGGTGAAGATGTTTATGCCGGAGTGCCCAAG GATTACAATGGCAAGAATGTTACGGCTGAGAATCTGTACGCAGTGCTTCTTGGGGACAAGAATGCGGTGAAGGGAGGAAGTGGAAAGGTCATTAACAGTAAGGCTGGCGACCGGATCTTCTTGTACTATTCCGATCACGGGGGACCTGGAGTTCTTG GGATGCCCAACTTGCCGTTTCTCTATGCCGGGGACTTCATCGAAGTTCTGAAGAAGAAACACTCTGCTGGGAGCTACAAAGAGATG GTGATCTATGTGGAATCATGTGAGAGTGGGAGCATGTTTGATGGGATAATGCCAGAGGATTTGGATATTTACGTGACTACAGCCTCAAACGCACAGGAGAGCAGCTTTGGGACTTACTGTCCCGGAATGGacccttctcctcctccagAATATATCACCTGCTTGGGAGACTTATATAGCGTTGCATGGATGGAGGACAG CGAGACCCACAATCTCAAGAAAGAAACTCTGAAACAACAGTATAAACAG GTGAAACTGCGGACTTCGAACTTCAATACGTACAATGCAGGATCTCATGTCATGCAATATGGCAACAAGAGCATCAAGACCGAGAAGCTCTACCTTTACCAAGGTTTCGATCCTGCAAGCGTCAACTTCCCACCAAACAAACTCTACTTTGACACCCCACTAGGAGTCGTCAATCAGAGAGACGCTGATCTCCACTTCCTTTGGCAAATG TATAAGAAATCGGAAGGAGCGATGGAGAAGAGGAGGGAGATCCTTGGGCAGATAATGGGCATCATGAAGCATCGGATTCATTTGGATGGCAGCATCGAGATGATTGGGATGCTGCTCTTCGGACCAGAAAGAGGTTCAGTGGTTCTAAGTGCAGTCAGAGAGCCAGGCTCACCCCTTGTGGATGATTGGCAGTGCCTGAAGTCCATG GTTCAGCTGTTTGAGTCACACTGTGGGTCCCTGACTCAATACGGGATGAAGCACATGAGGGCGTTTGCGAATATATGCAACAGCGACGTGTCCGAGGCTGCGATGGAGGATGCTTGTCTGACCACTTGCTACGGACGCGAGGAAGGCCACTGGCACCCCTCCAACGTTGGATATAGTGCGTGA